From the Rhodanobacter soli genome, one window contains:
- a CDS encoding NUDIX hydrolase, whose amino-acid sequence MADSTTPAEIWRPHVTVACVVADGERYLMVEEEVNGRLVYNQPAGHLDDGESLAAAALRETLEETGWTVELRHLIGVHQWRSTEHGDAVVRFSFAARALSHDPDRPLDTDIRRALWLTRTEIAALGDRLRSPMILQSIDLWLGGQRLPLDILSHLPEGGTP is encoded by the coding sequence ATGGCCGATTCCACCACTCCCGCCGAGATCTGGCGCCCGCACGTCACCGTCGCCTGCGTGGTGGCCGATGGCGAGCGGTATCTGATGGTGGAAGAAGAGGTCAACGGCCGGCTTGTCTACAACCAGCCGGCCGGCCACCTGGACGACGGCGAAAGCCTCGCTGCGGCGGCCCTGCGCGAAACGCTGGAGGAAACCGGCTGGACGGTGGAACTGCGGCACCTGATCGGCGTGCACCAGTGGCGCAGCACCGAGCACGGCGACGCGGTGGTCCGCTTCAGCTTCGCCGCCCGTGCGCTGAGCCACGACCCGGATCGTCCGCTGGATACCGACATCCGCCGCGCCCTATGGCTCACCCGCACCGAGATCGCCGCGCTGGGCGATCGCCTGCGCAGCCCGATGATCCTGCAGAGCATCGACCTGTGGCTGGGCGGACAGCGGCTGCCGCTGGATATTCTGAGTCATCTACCTGAAGGCGGCACGCCATGA
- the mnmA gene encoding tRNA 2-thiouridine(34) synthase MnmA gives MKVMLGISGGVDSSVAALLLQQAGYQVEGLFMQNWEEDDRSGPCTTDADRKDAVAVCGRLGIPFHARNFAAEYWDGVFEHFLAEYRAGRTPNPDVLCNREIKFKTFLDEAHALGADKIATGHYARVDCKDGRYRLLRAVDAAKDQSYFLHALGQQQLAATLFPLGGIEKPRVREMARAAALPTHAKKDSTGICFIGERDFRGFLSQYIPARPGEMRTPDGELIGEHQGVMYYTLGQRNGLGIGGRHGASGEAWYVVGKDVAANVLYVAQGGENHWLYSQRLQSETPTWVDAAAPAAQFRCTARTRYRQADQACTVSMTDSGLEVRFHEPQRAVTPGQSVVLYDGEVCLGGAVIAATDAPYGGLLPAFAPSSTSPARESASRV, from the coding sequence ATGAAGGTGATGCTGGGCATTTCCGGCGGCGTCGACTCCTCGGTCGCCGCGCTGCTGCTGCAACAGGCCGGCTACCAGGTCGAAGGCCTGTTCATGCAGAACTGGGAAGAGGACGACCGCAGCGGTCCCTGCACCACCGACGCCGATCGCAAGGACGCCGTGGCCGTGTGCGGCCGGCTCGGCATCCCGTTCCATGCGCGCAACTTCGCCGCCGAATACTGGGACGGCGTTTTCGAGCACTTCCTCGCCGAATACCGCGCCGGGCGCACGCCGAACCCCGACGTGCTGTGCAATCGCGAGATCAAGTTCAAGACCTTCCTCGACGAAGCCCATGCCCTGGGCGCCGACAAGATCGCCACCGGCCACTATGCCCGCGTCGACTGCAAGGATGGCCGCTACCGGCTGCTGCGCGCGGTGGACGCGGCCAAGGACCAGAGCTACTTCCTGCACGCGCTGGGCCAGCAGCAACTGGCCGCCACGCTGTTCCCGCTGGGCGGGATCGAGAAGCCGCGCGTGCGCGAGATGGCCCGCGCGGCGGCCCTGCCGACCCATGCGAAGAAGGATTCCACCGGCATCTGCTTCATCGGCGAACGCGATTTCCGCGGCTTCCTGTCGCAGTACATTCCGGCTCGTCCCGGCGAGATGCGCACCCCCGACGGCGAGCTGATCGGCGAACACCAGGGCGTGATGTACTACACCCTGGGCCAGCGCAACGGGCTGGGCATCGGCGGTCGCCACGGCGCCAGCGGCGAGGCCTGGTACGTGGTCGGCAAGGACGTGGCGGCGAACGTGCTGTACGTCGCCCAGGGCGGCGAGAACCACTGGCTGTACTCGCAGCGGCTGCAATCGGAGACACCCACCTGGGTCGACGCTGCCGCGCCTGCCGCGCAGTTCCGCTGCACCGCGCGCACCCGTTACCGCCAGGCCGACCAGGCCTGCACGGTCAGCATGACCGACAGCGGCCTTGAGGTACGCTTCCACGAACCCCAGCGCGCCGTCACCCCCGGACAGTCGGTGGTCCTCTACGATGGCGAAGTCTGTCTCGGCGGCGCGGTGATCGCCGCCACCGATGCACCTTACGGCGGCCTGCTGCCGGCATTCGCTCCATCCTCCACATCCCCAGCAAGAGAATCGGCATCCCGTGTTTGA
- the hflD gene encoding high frequency lysogenization protein HflD yields MTEERVIALAGLFQACALAQQLANEGRCDEAAMEASVASVFRIDAPSVVGVYGNISNVRLGLRTLIAQLDESTPDMSVTRMTVTVMRLERSLSARADLLDKLQHGIVAAQRQVEHFGQDSSQVNSRLAEVYASTLSILKPRVMVSGNPQQLQQANVVEKVRTNLLAAVRSAVLWRQLGGRQWQLLLYRRQCSMLARGLLTGATLDNR; encoded by the coding sequence ATGACTGAAGAGCGCGTGATCGCCCTCGCCGGCCTGTTCCAGGCTTGTGCGCTGGCGCAGCAGCTGGCCAACGAAGGGCGCTGCGACGAAGCCGCGATGGAGGCCAGCGTGGCCAGCGTGTTCCGCATCGATGCGCCTTCGGTGGTCGGCGTGTACGGCAACATCTCGAACGTAAGGCTCGGCCTGCGTACCCTGATCGCACAGCTGGACGAAAGCACCCCCGACATGTCGGTGACGCGCATGACGGTGACCGTGATGCGGCTGGAGCGCAGCCTGTCGGCGCGCGCGGACCTGCTCGACAAACTGCAGCATGGCATCGTTGCCGCGCAGCGGCAGGTCGAGCATTTCGGTCAGGATTCCAGCCAGGTCAACAGCCGGCTGGCCGAGGTCTACGCGTCCACCCTGTCGATCCTCAAGCCGCGCGTGATGGTCAGCGGCAACCCGCAGCAACTGCAGCAGGCCAATGTCGTGGAAAAGGTACGCACCAACCTGCTTGCCGCAGTGCGCTCGGCAGTGCTGTGGCGGCAACTCGGCGGGCGCCAGTGGCAACTGCTGCTGTACCGGCGCCAGTGCAGCATGCTGGCCCGCGGCCTGCTGACCGGAGCTACGCTGGACAACCGCTGA
- a CDS encoding porin, with amino-acid sequence MRSKLIAVAIAAGLGLTSFAASAAPAQNRTAAASSSEVEQLKAQLAALQAKVEELEQRTDAQSDINVSTGQAVEKATNVTTASDKKLAALEKAVNNTTLSGKMFFDFTSIDDKNSDKGKSDKSGIGLDVKRFYLGVDHKFNDIWSANLTTDFNYASSDGQTSVFVKKAYVQGKFDQAAVFRIGSSDMPWIPFVEKYYGFRYVENTITDRLKYGNSADWGLHLGGDIGASKSLNYAVSVVNGNGYKNPGRSKGVDFEGRVGFVPFENMVVGIGGYSGHRGQETENIDAVHTAERGDFMVAYASKDFRLGAEYFTAKNWNNVLSPLADKADGYSVWGSVAVADDVNLFARYDSSKLSKSLDREAKDTYYNAGIEYQVTKGFKLAGVWKHGKVDKSVATPVPPHVQNTKTNEIGVFGEVSF; translated from the coding sequence ATGCGTTCCAAATTGATTGCGGTGGCGATTGCCGCCGGCCTTGGCCTGACCAGTTTTGCCGCCTCCGCGGCACCGGCGCAGAACAGGACGGCCGCCGCCAGCAGCAGCGAAGTCGAGCAGCTGAAGGCGCAACTGGCCGCGCTGCAGGCCAAGGTGGAGGAACTGGAGCAGCGTACCGACGCACAGTCCGACATCAACGTCAGCACCGGCCAGGCGGTGGAGAAGGCCACCAACGTGACCACGGCCAGCGACAAGAAGCTCGCCGCGCTGGAGAAGGCGGTCAACAACACCACGCTGTCGGGCAAGATGTTCTTCGACTTCACCAGCATCGACGACAAGAACAGCGACAAGGGCAAGAGCGACAAGTCCGGCATCGGCCTGGACGTGAAGCGCTTCTACCTCGGCGTCGACCACAAGTTCAACGACATCTGGTCGGCCAACCTCACCACCGATTTCAACTATGCCAGCAGCGACGGCCAGACCAGCGTGTTCGTCAAGAAGGCCTACGTGCAGGGCAAGTTCGACCAGGCCGCGGTGTTCCGCATCGGTTCGAGCGACATGCCGTGGATCCCGTTCGTCGAGAAGTACTACGGTTTCCGCTACGTCGAGAACACCATCACCGATCGCCTGAAGTACGGCAACTCGGCCGACTGGGGCCTGCACCTGGGCGGTGACATCGGCGCCAGCAAGTCGCTCAACTATGCGGTGTCGGTGGTCAACGGCAACGGCTACAAGAACCCGGGCCGCAGCAAGGGCGTGGACTTCGAAGGCCGCGTGGGCTTCGTGCCGTTCGAGAACATGGTGGTGGGGATCGGCGGCTACAGCGGCCACCGCGGCCAGGAGACCGAGAACATCGACGCGGTGCATACCGCCGAGCGCGGCGACTTCATGGTGGCCTATGCCAGCAAGGACTTCCGCCTCGGTGCCGAGTACTTCACCGCGAAGAACTGGAACAACGTGCTCAGCCCGCTCGCCGACAAGGCCGATGGTTACTCGGTCTGGGGCAGCGTAGCGGTGGCCGACGACGTGAACCTGTTCGCCCGCTACGACAGCTCCAAGCTCAGCAAGAGCCTGGATCGCGAGGCCAAGGACACCTATTACAACGCCGGTATCGAGTACCAGGTGACCAAGGGCTTCAAGCTGGCCGGCGTGTGGAAGCACGGCAAGGTCGACAAGTCGGTCGCCACCCCGGTGCCGCCGCACGTGCAGAACACCAAGACCAACGAGATCGGCGTGTTCGGCGAAGTGTCATTCTGA
- the rnt gene encoding ribonuclease T, with product MDILSNSIAPRMAERFRGFLPVVVDVETGGFDAEHDALLEIAAVPLAMDEGGYLKLQATVSTHVEPFPGANLDPRSLEITGIDPTNPLRGALAERQALDHVFQVVREAVREAGCQRAILVGHNAAFDLGFLNQAVRRCGHKRNPFHPFSCFDTVSLGGLAYGQTVLSKAVLAAGHAFDSREAHSAVYDAERTAELFCSVINRWRQLELFEQAHSGLDAA from the coding sequence ATGGATATTCTCAGCAACAGCATCGCGCCGCGCATGGCCGAGCGGTTTCGCGGCTTCCTGCCCGTGGTGGTCGACGTGGAAACCGGCGGCTTCGATGCCGAACATGACGCCCTGCTGGAAATCGCCGCGGTGCCGTTGGCGATGGACGAAGGCGGCTACCTGAAGTTGCAGGCCACCGTGTCCACGCATGTGGAACCGTTCCCCGGTGCGAACCTGGACCCGCGTTCGCTAGAGATCACCGGCATCGACCCGACCAACCCGCTGCGCGGCGCACTGGCCGAGCGCCAGGCGCTGGACCATGTCTTCCAGGTGGTGCGCGAGGCGGTGCGCGAGGCCGGCTGCCAGCGGGCGATCCTGGTCGGTCACAACGCCGCGTTCGATCTGGGCTTCCTGAACCAGGCGGTGCGCCGCTGCGGTCACAAGCGCAATCCCTTCCACCCGTTCAGCTGTTTCGATACGGTCAGCCTTGGCGGCCTCGCCTACGGCCAGACCGTGCTGAGCAAGGCGGTGCTGGCCGCTGGCCATGCGTTCGACAGCCGCGAGGCGCATTCGGCGGTGTATGACGCCGAGCGCACCGCCGAACTGTTCTGCAGCGTGATCAACCGCTGGCGTCAGCTGGAACTGTTCGAGCAGGCCCACAGCGGGCTCGACGCGGCCTGA
- the pstS gene encoding phosphate ABC transporter substrate-binding protein PstS codes for MTINKLPLRFAAVATLAVASTFGVAAHATDITGAGSSFVYPVMSKWSAAYAEKTGHHLNYQSVGSGAGIAQIKEGTIDFGASDAPMKAEDLQKYGLGQFPIVVGGIVPVVNIAGVQAGQIKLDGTTLADIFLGKITHWNDPKIAALNAGLSLPAGKITVVHRSDGSGTSFNFTNYLSKVSNEWATKVKFGTAVEWPTGVGGKGNEGVSQYVRQIKGSIGYVEYAYAVKNKISWVDLKNAAGNVVSPTAASFAAAAATADWASAKDFNLIMTNAPGDQAWPITATTWVIMYKSPKNAGNSKVAFDFFKSALEQGQQAASELDYVPLPTTLVSQIEAYWASEFKH; via the coding sequence TTGACCATCAACAAACTCCCGCTTCGCTTCGCCGCCGTCGCCACGCTTGCCGTGGCCTCGACCTTCGGTGTGGCCGCGCACGCCACCGACATCACCGGCGCCGGCTCCAGCTTCGTCTACCCGGTCATGTCCAAATGGTCGGCCGCGTACGCGGAGAAGACCGGCCACCACCTCAACTACCAGTCGGTCGGTTCCGGCGCGGGTATCGCGCAGATCAAGGAAGGCACCATCGACTTCGGCGCCTCCGACGCGCCGATGAAGGCCGAGGACCTGCAGAAGTACGGCCTGGGCCAGTTCCCGATCGTGGTCGGCGGCATCGTGCCGGTGGTCAACATCGCCGGCGTGCAGGCGGGCCAGATCAAGCTGGACGGCACCACCCTCGCCGACATCTTCCTGGGCAAGATCACCCACTGGAACGATCCGAAGATCGCCGCGCTGAACGCCGGCCTCAGCCTGCCGGCCGGCAAGATCACCGTGGTGCATCGCTCGGACGGCTCGGGCACCTCGTTCAACTTCACCAACTACCTGTCCAAGGTCAGCAACGAATGGGCGACCAAGGTGAAGTTCGGCACGGCCGTGGAATGGCCGACCGGCGTGGGCGGCAAGGGCAATGAAGGCGTCTCGCAGTACGTGCGCCAGATCAAGGGCTCGATCGGCTACGTCGAATACGCCTATGCGGTGAAGAACAAGATCAGCTGGGTCGACCTGAAGAACGCCGCCGGCAACGTCGTTTCGCCGACCGCCGCCAGCTTCGCCGCCGCCGCCGCGACGGCCGACTGGGCCAGCGCCAAGGACTTCAACCTGATCATGACCAATGCACCGGGCGACCAGGCGTGGCCGATCACCGCCACCACTTGGGTGATCATGTACAAGTCGCCGAAGAATGCCGGCAACAGCAAGGTCGCGTTCGACTTCTTCAAGTCCGCCCTGGAGCAGGGCCAGCAGGCCGCCAGCGAACTGGACTACGTGCCGCTGCCGACAACGCTGGTCAGCCAGATCGAGGCGTACTGGGCGTCCGAGTTCAAGCATTGA
- the pstC gene encoding phosphate ABC transporter permease subunit PstC: MPAIETAISTTDILEQRSRRDARHERLFRWVLKGCALIVLASLLGAAGATLWGGRDAFGTFGWHFLVSSEWDPGNDVYGAMVPVYGTVVTSFIALLIAVPISFGIAVYLSEVAPAWLRTPVASAIELLAGIPSIIYGMWGLFIFAPFFADHIKPWLTSNLGNKPDDGKLSWVAEHVPFVGKLFGSDYPFGASILVAGIVLAIMIIPFISSVMREVFQTVPTRLKESAYALGSSTWEVSWDIVLPYTRSAVIGGIFLGLGRALGETMAVTFVLGNAMHLSASLLDPGASIASTIANQFSEAAGLQKSALMALAFLLFVVTFFVLLIARLMLRRLASKEGR, encoded by the coding sequence ATGCCAGCGATCGAAACGGCCATCTCAACCACCGACATCCTGGAACAGCGCAGCCGTCGCGATGCCCGCCACGAGCGGCTGTTCCGCTGGGTGTTGAAGGGCTGTGCGCTGATCGTGCTGGCGTCCCTGCTCGGTGCCGCCGGCGCCACGCTGTGGGGCGGCCGCGACGCGTTCGGCACGTTCGGCTGGCACTTCCTGGTCAGCTCGGAGTGGGACCCGGGCAACGACGTCTATGGCGCCATGGTGCCGGTCTACGGCACGGTCGTTACCTCGTTCATCGCGCTGTTGATCGCGGTACCGATCAGCTTCGGCATCGCGGTCTACCTTTCCGAAGTCGCACCTGCCTGGCTGCGCACGCCGGTGGCCTCGGCGATCGAGCTGCTGGCCGGCATTCCTTCGATCATCTACGGCATGTGGGGCTTGTTCATCTTCGCCCCGTTCTTTGCCGATCACATCAAGCCGTGGTTGACCAGCAACCTCGGCAACAAGCCCGACGACGGCAAGCTATCGTGGGTGGCCGAACACGTGCCGTTCGTCGGCAAGCTGTTCGGCAGCGACTACCCGTTCGGCGCCAGCATCCTGGTCGCCGGCATCGTGCTGGCGATCATGATCATCCCGTTCATCTCCTCGGTGATGCGCGAGGTGTTCCAGACCGTGCCGACCCGGCTGAAGGAGTCGGCCTATGCGCTGGGCTCCAGCACCTGGGAGGTGTCGTGGGACATCGTGCTGCCGTACACCCGCTCGGCCGTGATCGGCGGCATCTTCCTCGGCCTCGGCCGCGCGCTGGGTGAGACCATGGCGGTGACTTTCGTGCTCGGCAACGCCATGCACCTGTCGGCCTCGCTGCTCGATCCCGGCGCCTCGATCGCCTCGACCATCGCGAACCAGTTCAGCGAGGCGGCCGGCCTGCAGAAATCCGCGCTGATGGCGCTGGCCTTCCTGCTGTTCGTGGTCACCTTCTTCGTGTTGCTGATTGCGCGATTGATGTTGCGCCGGCTGGCCAGCAAGGAGGGTCGCTGA
- the pstA gene encoding phosphate ABC transporter permease PstA, whose amino-acid sequence MNSPYLRRRITNALAMVLSTLATLIGLAFLAWILWETLRQGISALDLKLFTKVTAYGEDGGLLNSMVGSLVINFIGIGIATPIGVLAGTWLAEYANRTRLGESIRFLNDILLSAPSIVMGLFVYTIIVLPSTALTHGSTTFSGFAGGVALALIALPVIVRTTDEMLRLVPSTLREAALSLGVPQWKLTLQILIRAARSGIITGVLLALARISGETAPLLFTSFGNNYMAINPMDKMSSLPQIIYQYANDPGDAMHALAWAGAFVITMFVLLLSLASRLILSRTKVSHD is encoded by the coding sequence ATGAATTCGCCCTACCTGCGCCGCCGCATCACCAACGCGCTGGCGATGGTGCTGAGCACGCTGGCCACCCTGATTGGCCTGGCGTTCCTGGCCTGGATCCTGTGGGAAACCCTGCGCCAGGGCATCAGCGCGCTGGACCTAAAGCTGTTCACCAAGGTGACCGCCTATGGCGAAGACGGCGGCCTGCTCAACTCCATGGTCGGCAGCCTGGTGATCAACTTCATCGGCATCGGCATCGCCACGCCGATCGGCGTGCTGGCCGGCACCTGGCTGGCCGAGTACGCGAACCGCACCCGGCTGGGCGAGTCGATCCGCTTCCTCAACGACATCCTGCTGTCGGCGCCGTCGATCGTGATGGGCCTGTTCGTCTACACCATCATCGTGCTGCCGAGCACCGCGCTCACCCACGGTTCCACCACGTTCTCCGGTTTCGCCGGCGGCGTGGCGCTGGCGCTGATCGCGCTGCCGGTGATCGTGCGCACCACCGACGAGATGTTGCGGCTGGTGCCGTCCACCCTGCGCGAGGCGGCGTTGTCGCTCGGCGTGCCGCAGTGGAAGCTGACCCTGCAGATCCTGATCCGCGCCGCGCGCTCGGGCATCATCACCGGCGTGCTGCTGGCGCTGGCACGGATCAGCGGCGAGACCGCACCGTTGCTGTTCACCTCGTTCGGCAACAACTACATGGCGATCAACCCGATGGACAAGATGTCCAGCCTGCCGCAGATCATCTACCAGTACGCCAACGATCCGGGCGACGCGATGCACGCCCTGGCCTGGGCCGGCGCGTTCGTGATCACCATGTTCGTGCTGCTGCTGAGCCTGGCCTCCCGCCTGATCCTTTCCCGCACCAAGGTGTCCCATGACTGA
- the pstB gene encoding phosphate ABC transporter ATP-binding protein PstB: protein MTDSALATNPAPVAAAAAVAPKLVVRDLHFYYNGFQALKGISMDIPEKQVTAIIGPSGCGKSTLLRIFNRIYAIYPKLEAKGSIELDGENILDPGYSLNRLRSKVGMVFQKPVPFPMTIFENVAYGIRHHEKLSKPDMEGRVEQALRSAALWDEVKDKLKQNALGLSGGQQQRLCIARAIALRPEVLLLDEPTSALDPIATGRIEQLVEELKSQFTIVIVTHNMQQAARVSDLTAFMYLGELIEFDQTEKIFTKPGKKQTEDYITGRFG, encoded by the coding sequence ATGACTGATTCCGCCCTCGCCACGAACCCGGCACCGGTGGCGGCAGCGGCGGCTGTCGCTCCGAAGCTCGTCGTGCGCGACCTGCACTTCTACTACAACGGTTTCCAGGCGCTGAAAGGCATCAGCATGGATATCCCGGAGAAGCAGGTCACCGCGATCATCGGTCCGTCCGGCTGCGGCAAGTCGACCCTGTTGCGCATCTTCAACCGCATCTACGCGATCTACCCGAAGCTGGAAGCGAAGGGCTCGATCGAACTGGACGGCGAGAACATCCTGGACCCCGGCTATTCGCTGAACCGCCTGCGCAGCAAGGTCGGCATGGTGTTCCAGAAGCCGGTACCGTTCCCGATGACGATCTTCGAGAACGTCGCCTACGGCATCCGCCACCACGAGAAGCTGTCTAAGCCGGACATGGAAGGCCGCGTGGAGCAGGCGCTGCGCAGCGCCGCGTTGTGGGACGAGGTGAAGGACAAGCTCAAGCAGAACGCGCTTGGCCTTTCCGGCGGCCAGCAGCAGCGCCTGTGCATCGCCCGCGCGATCGCGCTGCGGCCGGAAGTGCTGCTGCTGGATGAACCGACCTCGGCGCTCGACCCGATCGCCACCGGCCGCATCGAGCAATTGGTGGAAGAGTTGAAAAGCCAGTTCACCATCGTCATCGTTACCCACAACATGCAGCAGGCGGCGCGCGTCTCCGACCTCACCGCCTTCATGTACCTGGGCGAGCTGATCGAGTTCGACCAGACCGAGAAGATCTTCACCAAGCCGGGCAAGAAGCAGACCGAGGATTACATCACCGGGCGCTTCGGCTGA
- the phoU gene encoding phosphate signaling complex protein PhoU, producing MNTGTDHIIKSYDSELTRLTGEIVRMGELSVTQLEAAIDVLERRDERAAQRVVGNDDAIDQLEQEIGHDVVRLLALRAPMAGDLRNVYAALRIASDIERIGDYAANVAKRSIPLSMVAPVAPVGGLHQLAKLAAGEVREVLAAYRDRDVERAYQVWKDDVVLDEAYTGYFRQLLTYMMEDPRNITPCTHLLFMAKNIERIGDHATNIAENVWFQVTGEPLDKQRSKRDLTSSPEITKLGE from the coding sequence ATGAACACCGGCACTGACCACATCATCAAGAGCTACGACAGCGAGCTGACCCGCCTCACCGGCGAAATCGTGCGCATGGGCGAGCTATCGGTGACCCAGCTGGAAGCCGCCATCGACGTGCTGGAACGCCGCGACGAGCGCGCTGCCCAGCGCGTGGTCGGCAACGACGACGCGATCGACCAGCTGGAACAGGAAATCGGCCACGACGTGGTGCGCCTGCTGGCGCTGCGCGCGCCGATGGCCGGCGACCTGCGCAACGTGTATGCCGCGCTGCGCATCGCCTCGGACATCGAACGCATCGGCGACTACGCCGCCAACGTCGCGAAGCGCTCGATCCCGCTGTCGATGGTGGCGCCGGTGGCGCCGGTCGGCGGCCTGCACCAGCTGGCCAAGCTGGCCGCCGGCGAAGTACGCGAGGTGCTGGCGGCCTACCGCGATCGCGACGTCGAGCGCGCCTACCAGGTGTGGAAGGACGACGTGGTGCTGGACGAGGCCTATACCGGCTACTTCCGCCAGCTGCTCACCTACATGATGGAAGACCCGCGCAACATCACCCCGTGCACCCACCTGCTGTTCATGGCCAAGAACATCGAGCGCATCGGCGACCACGCCACCAACATCGCCGAGAACGTGTGGTTCCAGGTCACCGGCGAGCCGCTGGACAAGCAACGCAGCAAGCGCGACCTCACCTCGAGCCCGGAAATCACCAAGCTCGGCGAGTAG
- the sugE gene encoding quaternary ammonium compound efflux SMR transporter SugE: MAWIYLLLAGLFEIVWAIGLKYTDGFSRLWPSVGTLAAMAASIVLLAMAVKTLPIGTAYAIWTGIGAVGAVALGIVLFGDPATLPRLLCVALILVGIVGLKLTAS, encoded by the coding sequence ATGGCGTGGATCTATCTGCTGCTGGCCGGCTTGTTCGAAATCGTGTGGGCCATCGGTCTCAAGTACACCGACGGCTTCAGCCGGCTCTGGCCCAGCGTTGGCACGCTGGCGGCCATGGCGGCCAGCATTGTGTTGCTGGCGATGGCGGTGAAGACGCTGCCGATCGGCACCGCGTATGCGATCTGGACCGGCATCGGCGCGGTCGGCGCGGTGGCGCTGGGCATCGTGCTGTTCGGCGATCCGGCCACGCTGCCGCGGCTGCTGTGCGTTGCGCTGATCCTGGTAGGTATCGTGGGCCTCAAGCTCACGGCGAGCTAG
- a CDS encoding CBU_0592 family membrane protein, translating to MSFFWYDWAGYLGVALVLLAFFLLQERKLQGSGLVYQLMNVLGAIGVMLSLGFGSFNLSAFIMQVAWLLIGSYGIVRGIKRRRETRELP from the coding sequence ATGAGCTTCTTCTGGTACGACTGGGCCGGTTACCTCGGCGTGGCGCTGGTGCTGCTGGCGTTTTTCCTGCTGCAGGAGCGCAAGCTGCAGGGCAGCGGTCTGGTCTACCAGTTGATGAACGTGCTGGGTGCGATCGGCGTGATGCTGTCGCTGGGTTTCGGCAGCTTCAACCTGTCGGCGTTCATCATGCAGGTAGCCTGGCTGCTGATCGGCAGCTACGGCATCGTGCGCGGCATCAAGCGACGCCGCGAGACGCGCGAGCTGCCGTAA
- the rlmB gene encoding 23S rRNA (guanosine(2251)-2'-O)-methyltransferase RlmB yields the protein MSESWIVGINPVEGALSNDAERVREVLVENGQRNARVLDLAERAKKLKIPVQHRPRDELDKLAGEARHQGVAARYEAAPAAHESDLAALLERDGSDTLVLVLDGVTDPHNLGACLRSAAAAKVTAVIVPKDRAVGLTPVVRRASAGGADRVPLIAVTNLARTLRELKDAGVWITGLAGDTDTTVYGVDFRGPVALVLGSEGEGLRRLTRELCDFVAKIPMPGTMESLNVSVATGVVLFEALRQRSAKR from the coding sequence ATGAGCGAGAGCTGGATCGTCGGGATCAACCCGGTCGAAGGTGCATTGAGCAACGACGCCGAGCGCGTGCGCGAAGTGCTGGTCGAGAACGGCCAACGCAATGCCCGCGTGCTGGATCTGGCCGAGCGCGCGAAGAAGCTGAAGATCCCGGTGCAGCATCGCCCGCGCGACGAGCTGGACAAGCTGGCCGGCGAGGCACGCCACCAGGGCGTGGCGGCGCGTTACGAGGCGGCGCCGGCGGCGCATGAGAGCGACCTGGCCGCTCTGCTGGAGCGCGACGGCAGCGACACCCTGGTGCTGGTGCTCGACGGTGTCACCGACCCGCACAACCTTGGCGCCTGCCTGCGCAGCGCGGCGGCGGCGAAAGTCACCGCGGTGATCGTGCCGAAGGACCGCGCGGTGGGGCTGACCCCGGTGGTGCGCCGCGCGTCGGCCGGCGGCGCCGATAGGGTGCCGTTGATCGCGGTGACCAACCTGGCGCGCACGCTGCGCGAATTGAAGGATGCCGGCGTGTGGATCACCGGCCTGGCCGGCGACACGGACACCACAGTCTACGGCGTCGACTTCAGGGGGCCGGTGGCGCTGGTGCTGGGCAGCGAAGGCGAGGGCCTGCGCCGGCTCACCCGCGAGCTGTGCGATTTCGTGGCGAAGATCCCGATGCCGGGCACGATGGAAAGCCTCAATGTCTCCGTCGCCACCGGCGTGGTGCTGTTCGAGGCGTTGCGCCAGCGGAGCGCGAAACGATGA